From Clostridiaceae bacterium, a single genomic window includes:
- a CDS encoding sugar phosphate isomerase/epimerase, whose amino-acid sequence MKVAFSTLGCPDWTWNDVVSTAKDLGYDGIEIRGIGSELHAPDILEFSDENIDNTLERLNKLGLEIPCLTSSCFLFEKDRAEINLKEGREYVDLAQKLGVPFVRMLGDRNPEPGEKIDFHTVKENISELASYSDGKGVKVLIETNGFFADPAQILKLLDAVGSGNLGVLWDIHHPYRFMNVSADEAYKALKDHICHVHMKDSVVQNGKIKYKMLGHGDVPVFEALNLLMEDGYKGYVSLEWVKRWLSDLEEPGVVFSHFISRIRRAIGK is encoded by the coding sequence ATGAAAGTTGCATTTTCTACGCTGGGATGCCCGGACTGGACCTGGAATGATGTGGTGTCCACCGCCAAAGACCTTGGATATGACGGTATTGAAATACGAGGAATTGGTTCAGAGCTGCATGCTCCTGACATATTAGAGTTTTCTGATGAGAACATAGATAATACACTGGAGAGGTTAAATAAGCTTGGACTTGAAATACCCTGTCTTACTTCTTCCTGCTTCCTGTTTGAAAAGGACAGGGCTGAGATCAATTTGAAAGAAGGCAGGGAGTATGTGGACCTGGCACAAAAACTGGGAGTGCCTTTTGTAAGGATGTTGGGAGATAGAAATCCCGAACCTGGAGAGAAAATAGATTTCCATACAGTTAAGGAGAATATTTCTGAGCTTGCCAGCTATTCTGATGGAAAGGGAGTTAAAGTACTTATTGAGACCAACGGGTTTTTTGCCGATCCGGCTCAGATACTGAAACTCCTGGATGCAGTAGGAAGCGGTAATCTTGGGGTTCTTTGGGATATCCACCACCCCTACAGGTTTATGAATGTTTCTGCAGATGAGGCTTATAAGGCTCTTAAGGATCATATTTGCCATGTACATATGAAGGACTCGGTTGTCCAGAATGGAAAGATAAAGTACAAGATGCTGGGCCACGGGGATGTGCCTGTGTTTGAGGCACTTAATCTGTTAATGGAAGACGGCTATAAGGGATATGTGTCTCTGGAATGGGTGAAGCGCTGGCTAAGCGATCTGGAAGAGCCGGGAGTTGTGTTTTCGCATTTTATAAGTCGAATTAGAAGAGCGATAGGAAAGTAA